DNA sequence from the Agromyces aureus genome:
GCCGTCGCGGCCCGGTTCCGCGGTCAGGCTGCCGCCGACGAGCTGCGCGCGCTCGCGCATACCCGTGATGCCGTGCCTCGCGCCCGTCGACACGGCGGCCGTGGCCCCGGTCGCCGTGGACCCGGTCGCGATCGCGTCCGGCCCGCCAGCGGCATCCGCCATGCGATTCGCGACCATGAGCGAGACGCCGGAGTCGGTCCAGTCGAAACGCACTTCGACCGGCGCATCGGTGTCGCCGTGGCGCAGCGCATTGGTGAGCGCCTCCTGCACGATGCGGTAGACCGCGATCTGGTGGCCGGTGCCGAGCTCGCGCGGCTCGCCGGTCTCGAGGCGGCGAACATCGAGCCCGGCCGCGACGACGCCCCCGATGAGCTCGCTGAGGTCGTCGAGCACGGGCTGCGGCGCGGCGCCCTCTCGATGCCGCAGCTCGGCCAGCAGCACGCGCACATCGCCGAGCGCGCCGCGCGCGACCCCCGCGATCGTCGAGAGCGCTTCGGTTGCCGCATCGGGCCGGGTCTTCGCCGCGAACCGTGCCCCGTCGGCCTGGGCGATGACGACGGCGAGCGAGTGCGCGACGACGTCGTGCATGTCGCGCGCGATGCGGTTGCGCTCCTGCTCGACCGTGTAGCGGTACTCCGCGAGGGCCCGTTCACGATTCGCGGCCTCCTCACGGCGGCGCACCTCGCGCCCGTCGCGGATCGAGCGCGCCAGCAGACCTGCGGTCCAGGCCAGGACGAGGAGCGCGAGGGACCCGACGAGGATGAACGCCGCGGCGTACCAGGTCTGCGGCGTGAGCTCCCCGCTCCCGCCGAAGATCGGCATGAGCACCTGAAGGTACAGGGTCGCGATCAGCGCACCGGCACCGGCCGACACGAGTCCCAACCACTTCAGCAGTCGCCCGCCGTGGGCCGAGGTCGAGTAGAGCACGCCGAGCACGGCGAAGTCGTAGAACTGCAGGTCGCGGAGGGCGGCCATCTGCACGGTCGCCGCCGCCCACGCGACGCCGAGCGCCCACGCGGGCGCGAGCCGGCGCACGGCGAGGGCGCCGACGAAGAGCAGCATGGCGACCAGATCGGCCCAGTTGCCCATGAGGGCGAACGGCAGCGACATGAGACCGAACACGACCGCCAGAACGATGTCGGTCGTCAGCTTCGCGCGGCTGATGCGGTTCTCGGGCACCGATCCACCGTACGCGCTGCCTGCTCCGGATGCCGCGTCAGCGGGCGCGAATCATCCTCGAGTCGTACGGGGCGCGCGTCGCCCTCGCGTGGCAGCGCTCGGGTCGGACGTGCTCAGAACCCGAGGCGGCCGAGGAGCTTCGGATCGCGCTGCCAGTCCTTCGCGACCTTGATGTGCAGCGCGAGGTAGACCTTGCGCCCGAGCAGCCCCTCGATCTGCGCGCGGGCCGTGGCGCCGACCTCGCGGAGTCGCGAACCCCCCTTGCCGATGATGATGCCCTTCTGGCTGTCGCGCTCGACGTAGAGGTTCGCGTAGATCTCGAGCAGGTCCTTGTCTTCACGTTCGAGCATGTCCTCGACGACGACCGCGATCGAGTGCGGCAGCTCGTCGGTGACGCCCTCGAGCGCGGCCTCGCGGATGAACTCGGCGATGCGCTCCGAGGTGTCCTCGTCGGTCAGGATCTCAGCCGGGTAGAGCGGCTGGCTCGACGTCGGCAGCAGGGCGAGCAGCTCGTCGACGAGCACGTCGAGCTGCTCACCTCGCGGCGCCGACACCGGGATGACGGCGTCCCACTCGCGAAGCTCGGACACCGCGAGCAGCTGCTCGGCGATCTTCGCCTTGCCCGCGGCATCCGTCTTGGTGACGATCGCGACCTTCTTGGCACGCGGATACTGCTCGAGCTGCTCGTTGATGAACCGGTCGCCCGGTCCGATCGGCTCGTTGGCCGGAACGCAGAACGCGATGACGTCGACGTCGCCGAGCGTGGACTGCACGAGCGAGTTGAGCCGTTCGCCGAGCAGGGTGCGCGGCCGGTGCAGACCCGGCGTGTCCACGAGGATCAGCTGGCCGTCGTCGCGGTGCACGATGCCGCGGATCGCGCGACGCGTCGTCTGCGGCTTCGAGCTCGTGATCGCCACCTTCTCGCCGACGAGCGCGTTCGTGAGCGTCGACTTGCCGACGTTCGGGCGCCCCACGAACGAGACGAATCCTGCGCGGTACTCAGCCACGGTGCTTCCTTCCATCGGCGTCTCCCGACTCGAACGCCAGTTGGGCGTCGATCAGGGACTGGTCGCGTTCGACGAGGATCGTCGAGATGCGCTTTCTGCGGCCCTCGGTGCGCTCGGCCTTCAGCACGAGACCCGAGACCACGGCCTGCTCGCCCGGCTGGGCGAGGCGACCGAGTTCCTTCGCGAGCAGGCCGCCCGCCGAGTCGACGTCTTCATCGTCGAGGTCGAGGCCGAACAGCTCGCCGAGCTCGTCGATCGGCAGTCGGGCGTTGACGCGGAACCGGCCGGGCTCGAGCTCCTCGATCTGCGCGGCCTCGCGGTCGTACTCGTCGGAGATATCGCCCACGAGCTCTTCGATGACGTCTTCGAGGGTGACGAGTCCGGCGATGCCGCCGTACTCGTCGACCACCATCGCGAGGTGGTTCGACGCGAGCTGCATCTGCCGAAGCAGTGCGTCGGCCTTCATCGAGTCGGGAACGAACACGGCCGGGCGTGCGAGTTCGCCGACCGTGAGGTCGGCGGCATCGAGCGGGCGCTCGAACCCGAGTCGCGCGAGATCGCGGAGGTACAGGATGCCGGCGACGTCGTCGGCGTCCTGCTCGATCACGGGGATGCGCGAGTACCCGGCGTTCAGGAACAGGGCCATCGCCTGGGGCAGGTGCGCCGTCGCCTCGATCGTGACCATGTCGGTGCGCGGCACCATGACCTCGCGCGCGACCGTGTCGTTGAACTCGAAGATCGAGTGGATGAGTTCGCGGTCGCCCTCCTCGAGCACCTCGAGCTCGGTCGCCTCGTCGACCATGCTGAGCAGCTGCTCCTCGCTCGAGACCCCCGCGAAGCGGATGCGGCCGGGCGTCACGCGGTTGCCGAGGCCCACGAGCGCATTGGCCAGTGGGCCGAGGAGCACGCGAAGGAAGTGCACGACCGGGGCGGTCAGGCGCAGCACGACCGGAGCGTTCGCACGCCCGACGCTCCGGGGGCTCGCCCCCACGAGCACGAACGAGACGGCCGTCATGATCAGCGCCGACCAGAGCAGCACCCACCACACGTTGTCGAGGAACGACACGAACGCGAGCGTGACGAGCACGGCCGCCGTCGTCTCGGCGATGATCCGAACGAAGTTGACGGCATTGATGTGCGCGCCCGGGTCGTCGGCGATGGCGAGCAGCGAACGACGTGAGCGGGAGCCGAGCGCGAGCTCGGAGACATCCGCCCGGCTGGTGACGCCGAGGGCGGCGTCGACGGCCGCCATGAGACCGCCGAACGCGACGAACACGAACGCCGACGCGAGGAAGAGCCAGGCCTGCATGGTCAGCGACGACGCTCCTGCATGGTGAAGCCGACGAGGAGGTCGCGCTGGAGGCCGAACATCTCCTTCTCGTCTTCGGGTTCGGCGTGGTCGAAGCCGAGCAGGTGCAGCATGCCGTGCGTGGTGAGCAGCAGCAGTTCGTCGATGAGCGGATGCCCCGCGGTGCGCGCCTGCGCCTCGGCGACCTGCGGGCACAGCACGACGTCGCCGAGCAGCCCGGGCGGGGTCGGGTTCTCTTCGCTGCCGGGCCGCAGCTCGTCCATGGGGAAGCTCAGCACGTCGGTGGGTCCGGGTTCGTCCATCCACTGCACGTGCAGTTGCTCCATGGCGCCCTCGTCGACGAGCACGATCGCGAGCTCGGCGTCGGCGTGCACGTGCAGCGCGTCGAGCACGTAGACCGCGAGACGCTGCAGCACCGCCTCGTCGACGTCGACCGCGGATTCGTTGTTGACCTCGATGCTCACGAGTTGCTGCCCTTTCGAGGAAGGTGGTCGCGCGGACCGGCGTGCCCGCGTCGTTCGGCGCGGTTCGCGAACTCGCGCGCCTGGTCGCGCTCGAAGCGCTGCGCCTGGGCGCGCTGGTCGAACTCGGTGTAGGCGTCGACGATCTGCCCGACGAGGCTGTGCCGCACGACGTCGGCGCTCGTCAGGCGCGCGAAGTGGATGTCCTCGATGCGGTCGAGGATGCGCGTCACGAGGCGGAGGCCGCTCGCTCCCCCGGGCAGGTCGACCTGGGTGACGTCGCCCGTGACGACCATCTTCGACCCGAAGCCGAGGCGCGTGAGGAACATCTTCATCTGCTCGGGCGTGGTGTTCTGGGCCTCGTCGAGCACGACGAACGAGTCATTCAGCGTTCGGCCGCGCATGTAGGCGAGCGGCGCGACCTCGACGGTGCCAGAGGCGAGGAGCTTCGGCACCATCTCGGGGTCCATCATCTCGTTCAGCGCATCGTAGAGCGGCCGCAGGTACGGGTCGATCTTGTCGGTGAGCGTGCCGGGGAGGAATCCGAGTCGCTCGCCGGCCTCGACGGCCGGACGCGTGAGGATGATGCGGCTGACCTCCTTGCGCTGCAGGGCCTGGACGGCCTTCGCCATCGCGAGGTAGGTCTTGCCCGTGCCGGCCGGGCCGATGCCGAAGACGACGGTGTGCTCGTCGATCGCGTCGACGTAGGCTCGCTGCCCCTCGGTCTTGGCCCTGATGGTCTTGCCACGGGAGGTGACGATGACCTGCCCGAGCAGTTCGGACGGGCGGGATTCGGGATCGGCGTCGATCATGCGGGCCGAACTCCTCACTTCGGTGGGCGTCGGGTCCTGGCCTGCTCGCACGAGCTCCAGGAGTTCTTCGATGATGCGGCGGACGCGCAGGCGATCCGCGGCGTCGCCGCGGATGCCGATCTCGTTGCCGCGCACGTGCACCTCGACGTCGGGGTACTCGTGCTGGATGGTGGTCAGCAGGCGATCCTGCGGACCGAGCAGCCGCACCATGGCGATGCCGTCGATCTTCAGTCGTTCCTCGTCGGCGGACTCGGGGGCGACGTCGTGCGACTCATCCGCCAAGCGAGGCCTCCTCGAGACCGCCGGCCAGGACGTGCGCGTGCACGTGGAAGACGGTCTGTCCGGCGCCGGCGCCCGTGTTGAACACGAGGCGGAAGTCGCCGTCGGCGAGGTCGGCGGCGATGCCACGGGCCACGTCGACGAGTTCGGCGAGCAGCGCCGGGTCGCCCGCGGCGAGTTCGACGACGTCGCGGTAGGCGCCCGTCTTGGGGGTGACGACCACGTGCACCGGCGCCTTGGGCGCGATGTCGTGGAACGCGATCACGTTCGCCGTCTCGGCGACGATGTCCGCGGGGATCTCACGCGCGGCGATGCGCTCGAACAGGGTCGGCTCGGCGGTTGCGGTCATGCCTCCATCGTAGCGAGGGATGTCTCACCACCGCCCGAGTCGGGCGTTCAGCACCGCGATGGCCGCCGGGCCCGCCGTCGACGTGCGCAGCACCGAGTCGCCGAGGCGAACGGTCTCGGCGCCGGCCGCGACCAGACGTTCGATCTCGGCGGGCGCGATGCCGCCCTCGGGGCCGACGACGAGCACGAAGTCGCGCCCGTCGTCGTCGAGCGCGGTGAGCGGCGTCGTGGCCGTGGGTTCGAGCAGCAGCATTCGGGCGCCGTCGAGCAGGGCCTCGAGTCCCGCGGTCGACGTGAGCGGTGCGACCTCGGGCATCCAGGGGCGGATCGACTGCTTGGTCGCCTCGCGCACGATGCTCGCCCAGCGGGCGCGACCCTTCTCGGCCTTCGGCCCCTCCCAGCGCGACACCGACCGGCTCGCCGACCACGGCACGATCGCGTCGACGCCGAGCTCGGTGGCGGCCTGCACCGCGAGCTCGTCGCGGTCGCCCTTGGCGAGGGCCTGCACGAGCGTGATGCGAGGGCTCGGGGCGGGCGTCGAGCGCACCTCGGCGACCTCGAGCACGAGCTCGCGCGGCGCCGTCTCGACCACGGTCGCCGTGGCGAGCACGCCGCGGCCGTTGCCGACCGACAGTTGCTCGCCGACGCGCACACGCGAGACGGTCACCGCGTGACGCGCCTCGTCGCCACCGAGGCGCACGAGGTCGCCGGATGCCGCATCCGCCAGTTCGAGGGCCTCGTCGAGGTAGAGGTGACTCATCGCGGCATCCGTCAGCCGAGGAACTTGTCGCGGAGACGGGCGAACAGGCCCTGTTGGAAGTGGCTCAGCTCGGGCGCCGGCGCCTTCTTCGACGACGCGAACTGCTGCACGAGGTCGCGCTCCTTCGTCGAGAGCTTCGTGGGGGTGAGCACCTGCACGCCGATGCGGAGGTCGCCGCGGCCGCTGCCGCGGAGCTTCGAGACGCCGCGGTCCTTCACGGTGAGGATCTCGCCGCTCTGCAGGCCCGCCTTGATCTCGACCTCGACATCGCCGTCGAGCGCCTCGATCTTCGCCGTGGTGCCGAGGATCGCGTCGGTCATCGACACGGCGAGCGTCGCGAGCAGGTCGTCGCCGTTGCGGCTGAACACGTCGTGGTTCTTGACCTTGATCTCGAGGTAGAGGTCGCCGTTGGGGCCTGCGGCCGGGCCGGCCTCGCCGGAACCCGGCATCTGCAGGCGCACGCCCGTGTCGACACCGGCGGGGATGTCGACCGGGACCGTGCGGCGCGCGCGCACGCGCCCCTGGCCCTGGCAGGTCACGCACGGCGTCGCGATGACGGTGCCGTACCCGCGGCAGGTGCCGCAGGGGCTCGACGTCATGACATTGCCGAGCAGGGAGCGCACCGCGCGCTGGATCGAACCGGTGCCGTGGCAGATGTCGCACGTGACGGGCGACGTGCCCGGCTGGCAGCACGATCCGTGGCAGGTCTGGCACACCACGGCGGTGTCGACCTCGATGTCGCGGTGCGTGCCGAAGATGACCTCGTCGAGTCCGACCTCGACGCGGATGAGCGCGTCCTGACCGCGCTCGCGTCGGGATCGGGGGCCGCGGCTCTGCTGCGCGCCGCCGAAGTAGGTCTCGAAGATGTCGCCGAAGCCGCCGAAGCCCTGCCCGCCGCCGAACCCGCCCTGGTCGCCGAGGTCGTACTGCTGGCGCTGCTTCGGGTCGGAGAGCACGTCGTACGCGTGCGTGACCGACTTGAACCGCTCGGAGGCCTCGGCGCCGGGGTTGACGTCGGGGTGGAGTTCGCGGGCCAGGCGGCGATACGCCTTCTTGATCTCGTCGGGGGTCGCCTCGCGCGAGACGCCGAGGACCTCGTAGTGGTCTGCCACGGAGGGCGTGTCCTTTCGATTGCGGATGCCGGTGGGGGCCGGCTGCTCAGTTCTCGCCGAGCGTGCGGGAGAGGTATCGGGCGACCGCGCGAACGGCCGCCATGCTGTGGGAGTAGTCCATGCGGGTGGGGCCGACGACGCCGAGTCGGGAGATGTCGCGGCCCGGGATCTCGAAGGCGCTCGAGAGCACCGACGTCTCGCCGAGGCCGAACGACGCGTTCTCGCGGCCGATGCGCACCGCGACGGCGTGCTCGTCGGCGGCCATCTCGCCGAACAGTCGCAGGAGGACCACCTGTTCTTCGATGGCCTCGATGACGCCGAGGATCGAACCCGGGAAGTCCTGCTCGGTGCGCACGAGGTTCGCGGCTCCGGCCACCACGAGGCGGTCCTGCCGCTGGGCGCGGGCCTGCTCGGCGAGCGTGGCCGCGAGTGCGCGGAGCACGAGCGCGTCGGCCGGCGGGACGTCGGCGAACTCGCCCGACAGCGACTCCGCGGCATCCGCCATCGCCCGATTGCCGGCGAGGTCGTTCAACCGGGCGCGGTGCAGCGCGAGCGCGGTCTCGTCGACCGGCTGCGGAAGCTCGGCGACGCGTTGCTCGACCTGGCCGGAGTCGGTGATGAGGATGCAGAGCACCCGATCGGGCGAGAGCGAGACGAGTTCGACGTGCCGCACGCGGGCGCTGCCGAAGCTCGGGTACTGCACGACCGCGAGCTGCTTGGTCAGCTGGGCGACGAGGCGCACCGTGCGCGCGAGGAGTTCGTCGAGGTCGCTCGACTCGCCGAGGAAGGTCTCGATCGCGTGCCGCTGCGCCCTCGTCATCGGGCGCACGTCGGTGAGCTGGTCGACGAAGACGCGGTACCCCTTGTCGGTCGGGATGCGACCGGACGACGTGTGCGGCGCCGCGATCAGCTCCTCCTCTTCGAGGAGGGCCATGTCGTTGCGGATCGTGGCCGCCGAGACGCCGAACGAGTGCCGCTCGACGATGGCCTTCGACCCCACCGGTTCGCGGGAGGCGACGTAGTCCTGCACGATCGCCCGGAGGACGGCGAGGCTGCGTTCGGAGACCATGTCCCTCGCTTTCCCGGCGGTTTAGCACTCGATCGATGTGAGTGCCAATCATACCGCTCAACTCAGGGTAATCCCCATTGCCGACACTCCCGCCCGGCGCTACCGTGAGCATGTCCCGCGACACACCCGGCCGCGAGCACTCACCTCACGGCAGCGGAACGACCGCCGAAGCCCCGAAAGGCACGCACATGTCAGATCCCAACGCAGGCCCGTCCGATCCGAACGTGCCGCCCACGCCGCCGCAGCAGCCGGCAGCACCCCAGCCCGCAGCGGCGCAGCCCGCCGCGGCACCCGGGGCTCCGCTCTCGCGAGAGCAGGACATCCAGTGGGGCTCGTTCGCCCACCTCGGCGGAATCCTCGGATTCCTGCCGTCGCTCATCATCTGGCTCGTCTTCAAGGACCGAGGCCAGTTCACGAACACCGAGGCGAAGGAGGCGCTGAACTTCCAGATCACGCTCGTCTTCGCGCAGATCGCGATCTTCATCCTCACGTCGATCATCACGATCATCACGTTCGGCCTCGGCAGCATCCTCGGTCTGCTCTCCTGGGCCGTCTGGATCGTCGGCGTCATCTTCTCGATCATCGCCTTCCTCCAGGCCAAGGAGGGTCGCAACTACCGCTACCCCTTCGCCATCCGCCTCATCAAGTAGGGCACGGCGCACACAACGCCCGCCGCTGGAGCGTCACGCTCCCGCGGCGGGCGTTGCTGTGCCACCATGAAGGCGTCCGCAGTCACCCCGCCGTCCCGGCGCACTCGAACAGGAGAAGACGATGTCCGACCTGCCACCTCCCCCGCCGCCGCAGAACCCCTACGAGCAGAGCTCGCAGCTGAGCCCGTCCGACGAGAAGCTCTGGGCGACGCTGATCCACATCGGCGGGATCTTCTTCAGCTTCATCCCCGCGCTGATCGGCTACCTGATCCTGAAGGACAAGGGGCCATTCGTGCGCGCGCACACGGCGACCGCGCTGAACTTCCAGATCACCATGACGATCGCGATCATCATCGGCAGCGTGCTGTCGCTCGTGGTCATCGGCCTCTTCATCATCGCGGCCGTCGGCATCATCGTGATCGTGTTCAGCATCATCGCCGCCGTCAAGGCGAACCAGGGCGAGCCCTACACGTACCCGCTCTCGATCAAGTTCGTGAGCTGAGACGGGGCCCGTTCTCGAACGGGGTTCAGTCCTCGAGCAGGCGCCGCACCACGGCGTCGGCGAGCAGCCGCCCTCGCCTGGTGAGCGTCAAGCCACCGGCGAGGGCGGCTTTCGCGTCGACGAGCTCGTCGGCGATGAGGCCGGCCACGGCGTGGCGGCCGCCCGTGTGGAGCGAGGCGATGTCGATGCCCTCGCGGATGCGCGTGAGCAGCAGCACGCGCTCGGTCTCGCGGGTCGGCGCATCGAGCACCTCGCGACCGACGGCGGGCGAGTGGCCGGCCGCGAGGCGCTCGGCATAGGCGGCCGGATGCTTGGCGTTCCACCAGCGCACCCCGCCGACGTGGCTGTGGGCTCCGGGGCCGACCCCCCACCAGTCGTCACCGCGCCAGTAGCCGAGGTTGTGGCGGGAACGGTGCGCGGCATCCGTCGCCCAGTTGCTGACCTCGTACCATTCGAAGCCGGCCTCGGCGAACGCCGTGTCGGCGAGCTCGTACATGTCGGCCTCGAGGTCGTCGTCGGGCTGCGCCAGCTCCCCTCGGCGGATCTGCCGGTGGAGCTTCGTGCCCTCCTCGACGATCAGGGCGTAGGCGCTCACGTGGTCGGGGCGCTCGGCGACGACCGCGTCGACGCTGCGCCGCCAGTCGTCGAGCGATTCCCCCGGCGTGCCGTAGATCAGGTCGAGGCTCACGTCGAGTCCGGCGTCGCGCGCCCAGCGCACCACGAGCGGCACCCGCGCCGGGTCGTGCGTGCGGTCGAGCGCCGAGAGCACGTGCGGCACCGCCGACTGCATGCCGAACGAGACGCGCGTGAAGCCGCCCTCGGCGAGACGGATCAGGTCGTCGGGCACGACGGAATCGGGATTCGCCTCGGTCGTGACCTCGGCACCCGGTGCGAACCCGAACTCGTCGCGAACGGCACCCAGCATGCGCACGAGGTCGTCTGCGGGCAGCAGGGTCGGCGTTCCGCCCCCGAAGAAGACCGTCTCGGCCTCACGAGGGACGACGTCGGATGCCGCGAGCACGCGCCGCGACATCCGGACCTCGTCGATGGCCTGGTCGGCGTAGTCGACCTGGCGGGCGCCGCGGAGTTCGCTGGCGGTGTACGTGTTGAAGTCGCAGTACCCGCAGCGCACGCGGCAGAACGGGACGTGCACGTAGACGCCGAAGGCACGATCGACGGCGCCCTCGGCGGCCGAGGCGGGCAGCAGGCCGTCGAGCGGTGCCGGCTCGCCGAGCGGCAGCGCGGAACCCACGCCTACACGCCGCCGGCGGGATGCAGTGCGCGCAGCTGCAGCTTCGTCAGCTCGCGGCGCCGACGGCGCACCCACGGCGCGAGCACGCGCTTCGACCCGCCCGCGGTGGACCGGAACGAGCGGATCGTGAGCCACACGGTGTCGTCGTCGCGACGCTCGAGCACGAACGACTCCTCGCCGCTCTCGAGCCCCTCCGCGGTGGTGCCGAACGCGTAGCCGACGCGGTCGGGCTCGTCGATCACGTAGACGACCAGCACGGGCGTGGAGTGCGGGCCCGGGCGACCGTGGCGCACGAGCGTGGCCTGCATGCCCGAGGCGATGTACGGGGTTCCGTCCTCGCCGAAGCGGTCCTCGGTGCGTGGCCCCGGCTGCTCGGTGAGCGGCGCACCGTCGGCGCCGTACACGATGCCGGGATACTGGGCGCCGGTGCCGGCGGAGATCTCCGTCACCTCGTAGCCCGCGCCGCGCTGGATGCCCCAGGTCATGAGGGCCTCGGCCGCGCGCTGGAAGCGGTCGACGCCGCTGCCGAGGCGAACGCGGTCTTCCGCCGGCCGGTAGCCGGTCGGCGGATAGCGCATGAGATCGGGCTCGAGCGTCGCGCCGATCGAGCCGTACGTGACGGACTGATCGGTGAACGTGCTGCGTCGGGTCATCGGGCGCCTACTTCTTCGCGTCCTTCGTCTCGACGTCGCCGCTCAGCGCGGCGATGAACGCCTCCTGCGGGACCTCGACGCGGCCGACCATCTTCATGCGCTTCTTGCCCTCCTTCTGCTTCTCGAGGAGCTTGCGCTTGCGGCTGATGTCACCGCCGTAGCACTTGGCCAGCACGTCCTTGCGCATCGCGCGGATCGATTCGCGCGCGATGATGCGCGCGCCGATCGCGGCCTGGATCGGCACTTCGAACTGCTGGCGAGGGATGAGCTTGCGCAGGCGACCCGTCATGAGCACGCCGTAGGCGTAGGCCTTGTCGCGGTGCACGATCGCGCTGAACGCGTCGACCTGTTCGCCCTGCAGGAGGATGTCCACCTTCACGAGGTCGGCCGCCTGGTCGCCGATGGGCTCGTAGTCGAGCGAGGCGTACCCGGCGGTCTTCGACTTCAACTGGTCGAAGAAGTCGAACACGATCTCGCCGAGCGGGATGTTGTAGCGGATCTCGACCCGGTCCTCGCCGAGGTAGTCCATGCCGAGCAGCGACCCGCGTCGCGACTGGCAGAGCTCCATGATCGTGCCCACGTAGTCCTTCGGCGCGAGGATCGCGGCCTTCACCATCGGCTCGCGCACCTCGGAGATCTTCGCCCCCGTCGGGAACTCGCTGGGGTTCGTGACCGTCACGGACTTCTTGTCTTCGGTCGTCACCTCGTAGACCACCGACGGAGCGGTCGCGATGATGTCGAGGTCGAACTCGCGCTGCAGGCGCTCGGTGATGATCTCGAGGTGCAGCAGGCCGAGGAAGCCGGCACGGAAGCCGAAGCCCAGCGCGACCGAAGTCTCGGGCTCGTAGACGAGTGCGGCATCGGACAACTTGAGCTTGTCGAGCGCCTCGCGGAGCTCGGGGTAGTCGCTGCCGTCGATCGGGTACAGGCCCGAGTAGACCATCGGCAGCGGCTCGGTGTAGCCCGGCAATGCCTGCGTGGCGGGCTTCGATGCGGTCGTGACGGTGTCGCCGACCTTCGACTGGCGCACGTCCTTCACGCCCGTGATGAGGTAGCCGACCTCACCGATGCCGAGGCCCTTCGTCGGCGTCGGCTCGGGCGCACTCACGCCGATCTCGAGGATCTCGTGGGTCGCCCTGGTCGACATCATCTGGATGCGCTCGCGCGGATTCAGATGCCCGTCGATCATGCGCACGTAGGTGACGACGCCGCGGTAGCTGTCGTAGACGGAGTCGAAGATCATCGCGCGCGGCGGTGCGTCGGCATCTCCGACGGGCGCCGGAATGCGCTCGACGACCCGGTCGAGGAGGTCTTCGACACCGAG
Encoded proteins:
- a CDS encoding sensor histidine kinase — its product is MPENRISRAKLTTDIVLAVVFGLMSLPFALMGNWADLVAMLLFVGALAVRRLAPAWALGVAWAAATVQMAALRDLQFYDFAVLGVLYSTSAHGGRLLKWLGLVSAGAGALIATLYLQVLMPIFGGSGELTPQTWYAAAFILVGSLALLVLAWTAGLLARSIRDGREVRRREEAANRERALAEYRYTVEQERNRIARDMHDVVAHSLAVVIAQADGARFAAKTRPDAATEALSTIAGVARGALGDVRVLLAELRHREGAAPQPVLDDLSELIGGVVAAGLDVRRLETGEPRELGTGHQIAVYRIVQEALTNALRHGDTDAPVEVRFDWTDSGVSLMVANRMADAAGGPDAIATGSTATGATAAVSTGARHGITGMRERAQLVGGSLTAEPGRDGVFRVVASIPAQPRSTA
- the era gene encoding GTPase Era; translated protein: MEGSTVAEYRAGFVSFVGRPNVGKSTLTNALVGEKVAITSSKPQTTRRAIRGIVHRDDGQLILVDTPGLHRPRTLLGERLNSLVQSTLGDVDVIAFCVPANEPIGPGDRFINEQLEQYPRAKKVAIVTKTDAAGKAKIAEQLLAVSELREWDAVIPVSAPRGEQLDVLVDELLALLPTSSQPLYPAEILTDEDTSERIAEFIREAALEGVTDELPHSIAVVVEDMLEREDKDLLEIYANLYVERDSQKGIIIGKGGSRLREVGATARAQIEGLLGRKVYLALHIKVAKDWQRDPKLLGRLGF
- a CDS encoding hemolysin family protein is translated as MQAWLFLASAFVFVAFGGLMAAVDAALGVTSRADVSELALGSRSRRSLLAIADDPGAHINAVNFVRIIAETTAAVLVTLAFVSFLDNVWWVLLWSALIMTAVSFVLVGASPRSVGRANAPVVLRLTAPVVHFLRVLLGPLANALVGLGNRVTPGRIRFAGVSSEEQLLSMVDEATELEVLEEGDRELIHSIFEFNDTVAREVMVPRTDMVTIEATAHLPQAMALFLNAGYSRIPVIEQDADDVAGILYLRDLARLGFERPLDAADLTVGELARPAVFVPDSMKADALLRQMQLASNHLAMVVDEYGGIAGLVTLEDVIEELVGDISDEYDREAAQIEELEPGRFRVNARLPIDELGELFGLDLDDEDVDSAGGLLAKELGRLAQPGEQAVVSGLVLKAERTEGRRKRISTILVERDQSLIDAQLAFESGDADGRKHRG
- the ybeY gene encoding rRNA maturation RNase YbeY, whose protein sequence is MSIEVNNESAVDVDEAVLQRLAVYVLDALHVHADAELAIVLVDEGAMEQLHVQWMDEPGPTDVLSFPMDELRPGSEENPTPPGLLGDVVLCPQVAEAQARTAGHPLIDELLLLTTHGMLHLLGFDHAEPEDEKEMFGLQRDLLVGFTMQERRR
- a CDS encoding PhoH family protein; this encodes MVRLLGPQDRLLTTIQHEYPDVEVHVRGNEIGIRGDAADRLRVRRIIEELLELVRAGQDPTPTEVRSSARMIDADPESRPSELLGQVIVTSRGKTIRAKTEGQRAYVDAIDEHTVVFGIGPAGTGKTYLAMAKAVQALQRKEVSRIILTRPAVEAGERLGFLPGTLTDKIDPYLRPLYDALNEMMDPEMVPKLLASGTVEVAPLAYMRGRTLNDSFVVLDEAQNTTPEQMKMFLTRLGFGSKMVVTGDVTQVDLPGGASGLRLVTRILDRIEDIHFARLTSADVVRHSLVGQIVDAYTEFDQRAQAQRFERDQAREFANRAERRGHAGPRDHLPRKGSNS
- a CDS encoding HIT domain-containing protein — translated: MTATAEPTLFERIAAREIPADIVAETANVIAFHDIAPKAPVHVVVTPKTGAYRDVVELAAGDPALLAELVDVARGIAADLADGDFRLVFNTGAGAGQTVFHVHAHVLAGGLEEASLGG
- a CDS encoding 16S rRNA (uracil(1498)-N(3))-methyltransferase, with protein sequence MSHLYLDEALELADAASGDLVRLGGDEARHAVTVSRVRVGEQLSVGNGRGVLATATVVETAPRELVLEVAEVRSTPAPSPRITLVQALAKGDRDELAVQAATELGVDAIVPWSASRSVSRWEGPKAEKGRARWASIVREATKQSIRPWMPEVAPLTSTAGLEALLDGARMLLLEPTATTPLTALDDDGRDFVLVVGPEGGIAPAEIERLVAAGAETVRLGDSVLRTSTAGPAAIAVLNARLGRW
- the dnaJ gene encoding molecular chaperone DnaJ, with the protein product MADHYEVLGVSREATPDEIKKAYRRLARELHPDVNPGAEASERFKSVTHAYDVLSDPKQRQQYDLGDQGGFGGGQGFGGFGDIFETYFGGAQQSRGPRSRRERGQDALIRVEVGLDEVIFGTHRDIEVDTAVVCQTCHGSCCQPGTSPVTCDICHGTGSIQRAVRSLLGNVMTSSPCGTCRGYGTVIATPCVTCQGQGRVRARRTVPVDIPAGVDTGVRLQMPGSGEAGPAAGPNGDLYLEIKVKNHDVFSRNGDDLLATLAVSMTDAILGTTAKIEALDGDVEVEIKAGLQSGEILTVKDRGVSKLRGSGRGDLRIGVQVLTPTKLSTKERDLVQQFASSKKAPAPELSHFQQGLFARLRDKFLG
- the hrcA gene encoding heat-inducible transcriptional repressor HrcA is translated as MVSERSLAVLRAIVQDYVASREPVGSKAIVERHSFGVSAATIRNDMALLEEEELIAAPHTSSGRIPTDKGYRVFVDQLTDVRPMTRAQRHAIETFLGESSDLDELLARTVRLVAQLTKQLAVVQYPSFGSARVRHVELVSLSPDRVLCILITDSGQVEQRVAELPQPVDETALALHRARLNDLAGNRAMADAAESLSGEFADVPPADALVLRALAATLAEQARAQRQDRLVVAGAANLVRTEQDFPGSILGVIEAIEEQVVLLRLFGEMAADEHAVAVRIGRENASFGLGETSVLSSAFEIPGRDISRLGVVGPTRMDYSHSMAAVRAVARYLSRTLGEN